The Carassius auratus strain Wakin unplaced genomic scaffold, ASM336829v1 scaf_tig00006580, whole genome shotgun sequence genome has a window encoding:
- the LOC113071226 gene encoding S1 RNA-binding domain-containing protein 1-like, translating to MLRRTRTAKVYTEPATDDESDDMTGQQKGDSEELEEWLPNSNEGKTKVRAKPRGTDETGEKKKVTKRVAKPKEPKPKAERKPRAPRVPKVKKEKTNTKPQTEDAVLPKPELQQHVAVKEERLSINLSSNNAGEMPEECPSSSQHFPKVKKEEPNDSFTFDEPAQKKQKTTNSAQGRPIKLKSGNPCVEDLQMNWDPIQVLAEKSGVEQWVCANIVQLFQEENTIPFMVRYRKELINHMDADAVRDVQLTLEELRSVAKKSRSVSQTLKKEGVLTSELEMALKNCTTADEIDHVYAPYKKGSKLSKARRAKELGLEPVALALLQEPQKLDLQASIQPNTKGLSTLDEVATGVQEILADMIAKDKETLTYVQSLCDRSPVTIHSSVSKTALKEQQPQQGNQKSKPKDIAKFSLYTDFTCDVQRIQHHQTLAINRGENLKILTVKVNIPDRVKNDFCRWCINVRWRPQGFARPELMAILKNSVEESFKRFIVPFLSRGYRTKLTVSAEKESIAMFVRNLRQRLLMCPVRGRVIMGVDPGFHHGCKIAILSPTSQILHTDVAYLHGPAKHKEAEKLRHLMFKHSCQTIVIGNGKACRETEAFFTDLIKQHFFKPIDVSYCITDEAGASIYSVSPEAVKEMPDMDPNLRSAVSIGRRVQDPLAELIKIDPKHIGIGTYQVFTDSRAGL from the exons ATGCTTCGAAGAACAAGAACAGCAAAGGTGTACACAGAACCAGCGACGGATGATGAATCTGATGACAT GACAGGCCAACAAAAAGGTGACAGTGAAGAGTTAGAAGAATGGTTACCAAATTCAAACGAAGGCAAAACTAAAGTAAGGGCAAAACCGAGGGGGACAGATGAAACCggtgaaaagaaaaaagtgacCAAGAGGGTGGCCAAACCTAAAGAGCCAAAACCTAAAGCAGAGAGGAAGCCCAGAGCTCCACGGGTTCCCAAAGTGAAGAAGGAGAAGACTAATACAAAGCCACAAACTGAGGATGCAGTTCTGCCGAAGCCTGAGTTACAGCAGCATGTGGCAGTCAAAGAAGAG AGGTTGTCCATTAACTTGAGCAGTAATAATGCAGGAGAAATGCCCGAAGAGTGTCCATCATCCAGTCAACATTTCCCCAAGGTGAAAAAAGAGGAGCCTAATGACAGCTTCACCTTTGATGAACCTGCTCAGAAGAAGCAGAAGACCACAAACTCAGCCCAGGGAAGACCGATAAAACTCAAGTCGGGCAATCCCTGTGTGGAGGACTTACAGATGAATTGGGATCCCATTCAG GTTCTTGCTGAGAAGTCTGGTGTGGAGCAGTGGGTGTGTGCAAACATTGTACAGCTCTTCCAGGAGGAGAACACTATTCCCTTTATGGTGCGCTATAGAAAGGAGCTGATCAACCACATGGATGCCGATGCTGTTCGAGATGTGCAGCTGACTCTTGAAGAGCTACG GTCAGTGGCAAAGAAGAGCAGATCTGTTTCTCAGACATTAAAGAAGGAGGGGGTTCTTACTTCGGAGCTGGAAATGGCTCTAAAGAACTGCACAACGGCTGATGAAATAGACCATGTG TATGCTCCCTATAAAAAGGGCAGTAAGTTGTCCAAGGCCCGGCGAGCTAAGGAGCTAGGACTGGAACCTGTTGCCCTGGCTTTACTTCAGGAACCTCAGAAACTGGACCTGCAAGCCTCGATCCAGCCCAACACTAAAG GGTTGTCTACCCTGGATGAGGTGGCCACAGGTGTGCAGGAGATCCTGGCAGATATGATTGCAAAGGACAAAGAGACTCTCACCTATGTACAGTCACT GTGCGACAGGAGTCCGGTGACCATTCACTCGTCAGTGTCTAAAACAGCGCTGAAAGAGCAGCAGCCACAGCAGGGCAATCAGAAGAGCAAACCAAAGGACATTGCCAAGTTCAGCCTGTATACTGACTTCACCTGTGATGTTCAGCGCATCCAGCACCATCAG ACGTTAGCCATTAACCGTGGGGAGAATCTGAAGATTCTGACAGTGAAGGTCAACATCCCCGACAGGGTGAAGAATGACTTCTGTAGGTGGTGCATCAACGTCAG ATGGAGGCCACAGGGATTCGCACGGCCAGAGTTGATGGCGATTTTGAAGAATTCTGTTGAAGAATCCTTCAAGAGATTCATTGTGCCCTTTCTCAGTCGAGGCTACAG GACTAAGTTGACTGTTAGTGCAGAAAAAGAGTCCATCGCCATGTTTGTTCGGAATCTGCGTCAGCGCCTTCTGATGTGTCCGGTGCGTGGGAGAGTCATCATGGGAGTGGACCCAGGGTTTCACCACGGCTGCAAAATAGCAATCCTGTCCCCAACCA GTCAGATTCTGCACACAGATGTGGCGTACCTCCATGGTCCTGCTAAACACAAAGAAGCAGAAAAACTGCGCCATCTTATGTTCAAACACAG ctGTCAAACAATTGTAATAGGAAATGGCAAAGCATGCAGGGAGACCGAGGCCTTCTTTACAGACCTAATTAAACAACACTTCTTCAAGCCCATCGATGTGTCCTACTG TATAACAGATGAAGCAGGAGCGTCCATCTACAGTGTGAGTCCAGAGGCTGTTAAAGAGATGCCTGACATGGATCCCAACTTAAGGAGTGCAG TGTCGATTGGGAGGCGTGTTCAGGACCCTTTAGCGGAGCTCATTAAGATCGACCCCAAACACATTGGTATCGGCACTTACCAG GTGTTTACTGACTCCAGAGCTGGTCTCTAG